CTGAACGTCTGGGTCGGCGTCGGCATGGCGCTGCTGTTCTCGCTGTCGGTGGGATTCGCCAACGGCTGGCTGCTGATCCGCACCAGGATCCCCAGCTTCCTGGTGACGCTGTCCACGTTCCTGATGCTGCAGGGCCTCAACGTCGCCATGACCAAGCTGATCACCGGGGGCGTGGCGACCGACAGCATCTCCGACATGGACGGGTTCGCCTCGGCGCGGCTGGTCTTCGCCTCAAGCTTCCAGGTCGGCGGCTTCACCGTGCGGGTCACCGTGCTGTGGTGGCTGCTGTTCGTCGCCGTCGCGACCTGGGTGCTGCTGCGCACCAGGATCGGCAACTGGATCTACGCCGTCGGCGGCAGCGCCGACAGCGCCCGCGCGGTCGGCGTCCCGGTGCACAAGGTCAAGATCGGCCTGTTCATGACCGTGGGCTTCGCGGCCTGGTTCAGCGGGATGCACCTGCTGTTCGCGTTCAACACCGTGCAGTCCGGCGAGGGCGTCGGCAACGAGCTGCTCTACATCATGGCGGCGGTCATCGGCGGCTGCCTGCTCACCGGCGGCTACGGCACCGCCGTCGGCGCGGCCATCGGCGCGTTCATCTACGGCATGACCAAGCAGGGCATCGTCTACGCGGGCTGGGACAACAACTGGCTGATGTTCTTCGTCGGGGCGATGCTGCTGCTGGCCACCCTGATCAACGCGTGGGTCCGGCGCCAGACCAGTAGGAGGTGAGGGCGATGACGGAGACGACCACGGCGGCACCCGAGAACGGGGACGCCCCGGCCCGGCCGATCATCCGGCTGGACGGCGTCGGCAAGAACTTCGGCAACATCACGGCGCTGGCGGGGGTGACCCTGTCGGTCAGCGCCGGACAGGTCACCTGCATCCTCGGCGACAACGGCGCGGGCAAGTCCACGCTGATCAAGATCGTCGCCGGCCTGTACGCCCACGACACGGGGGCCTACGTCGTCGACGGCGCGGAGGTGCGGTTGTCCTCCCCGCGCGAGGCCCTCGACCTCGGGATCGCCACCGTCTACCAGGACCTGGCGATGGTGCCGCTGATGCCGGTGTGGCGCAACTTCTTCCTCGGTTCGGAGCTGCGCACCGGGCCGCGGCCGTTCCGGCGGCTCGACGTGCGCAGGATGCGCGCGATCACCGACGAGGAGCTGAAGAAGATGGGCATCGACCTGCCCGACATCGAGCAGCCCGTCGGCAACCTCTCCGGCGGCCAGCGGCAGGTCGTCGCGATCGCGCGGGCGGTCTACTTCGGCGCGCGCGTGCTGATCCTGGACGAGCCGACCGCCGCGCTCGGCGTCAAGCAGTCCGGGGTGGTGCTCAAGTACATCGCCGCGGCGCGCGGCGCCGGCCTCGGCGTCGTCTTCATCACCCACAACCCGCACCA
This sequence is a window from Spinactinospora alkalitolerans. Protein-coding genes within it:
- a CDS encoding ABC transporter permease; the encoded protein is MTRTLTAPEAAPGDGPGQPPTQVARRSLLRLFLARPEVGSLLGAVAVFIVFYAVAEPFRQAASFSTVLYASSTIGIMAVAVALLMIGGEFDLSAGVAVITSALTAAMFAFQLSLNVWVGVGMALLFSLSVGFANGWLLIRTRIPSFLVTLSTFLMLQGLNVAMTKLITGGVATDSISDMDGFASARLVFASSFQVGGFTVRVTVLWWLLFVAVATWVLLRTRIGNWIYAVGGSADSARAVGVPVHKVKIGLFMTVGFAAWFSGMHLLFAFNTVQSGEGVGNELLYIMAAVIGGCLLTGGYGTAVGAAIGAFIYGMTKQGIVYAGWDNNWLMFFVGAMLLLATLINAWVRRQTSRR
- a CDS encoding ATP-binding cassette domain-containing protein yields the protein MTETTTAAPENGDAPARPIIRLDGVGKNFGNITALAGVTLSVSAGQVTCILGDNGAGKSTLIKIVAGLYAHDTGAYVVDGAEVRLSSPREALDLGIATVYQDLAMVPLMPVWRNFFLGSELRTGPRPFRRLDVRRMRAITDEELKKMGIDLPDIEQPVGNLSGGQRQVVAIARAVYFGARVLILDEPTAALGVKQSGVVLKYIAAARGAGLGVVFITHNPHHAFMVGDHFAVLKLGRVELDAPRAELDLEDLTHHMSGGAELDTLKHELERTESPQVAPLHAPAPRES